A single region of the Nocardioides sp. W7 genome encodes:
- a CDS encoding helix-turn-helix domain-containing protein has protein sequence MTDILDVFMNGPTVMSLEEVAAAAGLPQSTAFRIMRQLTGFQWLEHDESGYRLGVRSMALSARSHSHAMLTSAARPEMEHLQAQTGVCVNLGVLEGSSVHFVGKVGGAIAHKIPSSVGARVAVHRTLVGRALLAPLSPERVEQVMSLRDRRPDPSLDLPDFHRKLAHVRHRNGLAVLTCRVMNGLAAGIASPDGLVAGMSVVSRERFDLDRTAPLLIDAVRAVSHRMFGPAA, from the coding sequence ATGACCGACATCCTCGATGTCTTCATGAACGGCCCGACCGTGATGTCGCTGGAGGAGGTCGCGGCGGCCGCCGGACTCCCCCAGTCGACGGCGTTCCGGATCATGAGGCAGCTGACCGGCTTCCAGTGGCTCGAGCACGACGAGAGCGGCTACCGACTCGGCGTGCGCTCGATGGCGCTCTCGGCCCGCAGCCACAGCCACGCGATGCTCACCTCCGCGGCCCGGCCGGAGATGGAGCACCTCCAGGCACAGACCGGGGTGTGCGTGAACCTCGGCGTGCTCGAGGGCTCCAGCGTGCACTTCGTCGGGAAGGTCGGCGGCGCGATCGCGCACAAGATCCCGTCCTCGGTCGGCGCGCGCGTCGCGGTGCACCGGACGCTCGTGGGTCGGGCCCTGCTGGCCCCGCTGTCGCCCGAGCGGGTGGAGCAGGTGATGTCGCTGCGCGACCGGCGGCCGGACCCCTCCCTCGATCTCCCGGACTTCCACCGCAAGCTCGCGCACGTACGCCACCGCAACGGGCTAGCCGTCCTCACCTGCCGGGTGATGAACGGCCTGGCCGCGGGCATCGCCAGCCCCGACGGCCTGGTGGCCGGCATGTCGGTGGTCTCGCGGGAGAGGTTCGACCTGGACCGCACCGCGCCGCTGCTGATCGACGCCGTCCGGGCCGTCTCCCACCGCATGTTCGGTCCCGCTGCCTAG